Within the Oncorhynchus masou masou isolate Uvic2021 chromosome 1, UVic_Omas_1.1, whole genome shotgun sequence genome, the region CTAatttcatatgtacagtatatattgcATTCTTAATGCCATCTCATTCAACTATTGCTGTATATATACTATTCTATCCTACGTATTCTACAGATACCCTAAATATTCTATCCACATACCGTCCATAAcgtctatacatcccatcacacacacacatatatatatatatatgtatatatatatatatatatatatatatatatatatatatatatatatatatatatgcatacagtgccttgcgaaagtattcagcccccttgaactttgtgacctttggccacttttcaggcttcaaacataaagatataaaactgtattttttttgtgaagaatcaacaacaagtgggacacaatcatgaagtggaacgacatttattggatatttcaaacttttttaacaaatcaaaaactgaacaattgggcgtgcaaaattattcagcccctttactttcagtgcagcaaactctctccagaagttcagtgaggatctctgaatgatccaatgttgacctaaatgactaatgatgataaatacaatccgcCTGTGTGttatcaagtctccgtataaatgcacctgcactgtgatagtctcagaggtccattaaaagcgcagagagcatcatgaagaacaaggaacacaccaggcaggtccgagatactgttgtgaagaagtttaaagccggatttggatacaaaaagatttcccaagctttaaacatcccaaggagcactgtgcaagcgataatattgaaatggaaggagtctcagaccactgcaaatctaccaagacctggccgtccttctaaactttcagctcgtacaaggagaagactgatcagagatgcagccaagaggcccatgatcactctggatgaactgcagagatctacagctgaggtgggagactctgtccataggacaacaatctgttgtatattgcacaaatctggcctttatggaagagtggcaagaagaaagccatttcttaaaaatatccataaagagtgttgtttaaagtttgccacaagccacctgggagacacaccaaacatgtggaacaaggtgctctggtcagatgaaaccaaaattgaactttttggcaacaatgcaaaacgttatgtctggcgtaaaagcaacacagctcatcaccctgaacacaccatacccactgtcaaacatggtggtggcagcatcatggtttgggcctgcttttcttcagcagggacagggaagatggttaaaattgatgggaagatggatggagccaaatacaggaccattctggaagaacctgatggagtctgcaaaagacctgagactgggacgaagatttgtcttccaacaagacaatgatccaaaacataaagcaaaatctacaatggaatggttcaaaaataaacatatccaggtgttagaatggccaagtcatagtccagacctgaatccaatcgagaatctgtggaaagaaatgaaaactgctgttcacaaatgctctccatccaacctcactgagctcgagctgttttgcaaggaggaatggggaaaaatgtcagtttctcgatgtgcaaaactgatagacataccccaagcgacttacagctgtaatcgcagcaaaaggtggcgctacaaagtattaacttaagggggctgaataattttgcacacccaattgttcagttttggatttgttaaaaaagtttgaaatatccaataaatgttgttccacttcatgattgtgtcccacttgttgttgattcttcacaaaaaatacagttttatatctttatgtttgaagcctgaaatgtggcaaaaggtcgcagagttcaagggggccgaatactttcacaaggcactgtatatacttcagtctctgacattgcttgtaaaatgtatatatttcttaattccattcttttacttttagatctgtgtgtattgttgtaaattgttagatattactgcactgctggagctaagagagcaagcatttctctacacccgcaaaacatctgctaaataggtgtatgcgaccaatacattttgatttgtaaaAAGGAGCAATTGTGACCAGTAGTAGGATAAAAAGATAGATACTAATGGAAATGGAAATCAATAATAAATGAATAGCAGCATAGGTGTGAGGTGGAGCAGTAATTGTGTAACCCTTAAGATAAAGGTGCCAACTGTAAGATGTGGACATGCAAATTGCCTTTCATTTCTATGTCTATTAAATACCTGTATTCTAccctattatagtagtctataatGAATCATATCATAAGGATTCATTCTCTCATATTAGATGAAAGGCAAACTTTTGGAACCTCAACCATCAAGACAATTACGACATTAAAAGCAGAAAAACAAACTGCTCCCCCATTAGTCTTATTAATACAGACACATCACATTTTGATGTCTTGTTTTTTTAAGCTTTAGGCCTAGTTACACAATTGAGGAGTATCCTCCTTAATGCCCAAGGCCTCAGAGCACATCCTCTAATTCATTTTGCCATGACCTGGAAATTTCTCATCTTGTATTCCCGGGCATACACTTCTGATCGTAATAGCTTGGGAGGACCAAGTTAGGGAATTCCAGCTTTTGGAAAAACAGAACTCCTCCCTGGTCTGAGTGGAATATAATAACAAGCTGCAGACCACAAACCAACACAAAACACAAGGGAGTTCAAACtgcctgactgactaactaactaaggaGCTAGAAGGTAAGCGATAACTCTCTTATATGAGGCAGTCTGAGTTTACGTTGAATAAATGATCTGTAAATATGTTAGCAATTCATATAGGGGCCTatgctctctctcaccctcgtGTTTCCTTCAGTTTTTCGCATCTGCAAGTATGAAGCTGCTTCTAGCTGGACTTGTTCTGACCCTCGTTGTAGGAGCTCAAGCTCAGTGGTACCGCTTCCCTGGTGAAGCTGCTCGAGGTCCGTTTATACACTTTAATCATTGTTTCTTCATTGTTGACAGAAATAGATACAGAAACCAGTAGCAACAAATCTATCAAGAGCGACATGTACTGTATTTGAGAACTCCTTTAAAGTCATTGTTATTTCTTGAGGCAAGTGGTTTGAAAAGTTGTAAAGTTCATTGAAAGTGTCAAATTCAACATCTGTGTCCTCCTGACCCTGCAGGTGCTAGAGACATGTGGCGTGCATATGGCGACATGAAGGACGCCAACTGGAAAAACTCAGACAAGTACTTTCACGCTCGGGGCAACTATGATGCTGCCAGGAGAGGACCAGGGGGCAGGTGGGCAGCAACAGTCATCAGGTGGGTGATtctcaaatatcaaatcaaatcaaatgtatttatatagcccttcgtacatcagctgatatctcaaagtgctgtacagaaacccagcctaaaaccccaaacagcaagcaatgcaggtgtagaagcacggtggctaggaaaaactccatagaaaggccaaaacctaggaagaaacctagagaggaaccaggcgatgtggggtggccagtcctcttctggctgtgccgggtggagattatagcagaacatggccaagatgttcaaatgttcataaatgaccagcatggtcgaataataatgaggcagaacagttgaaactggagcagcagcacggccaggtggactggggacagcaaggagtcatcatgtaggtagtcctggggcatgatcctagggctcaggtcctccgagagagagaaagaaagagagaattagagagagcatatgtcgggtggccagtcctcttctgactgtgccgggtggagattataacagaacatggccaagatgttcaaatgttcataaatgaccagcatggtcgactaataataaggcagaacaattgaaactggagcagcagcacggccaggtggactggggacagcaaggagtcatcatgtcagtcctggggcatggtcctagggctcaggtcctccgagagaaagaaagagagaaggagagaattagagaacgcacacttagattcacacaggacaccgaataggacaggagaagtactccagatataacaaactgaccctagccccccgacacataaactactgcagcataaatactggaggctgagacaggaggggtcagcagacactgtggccccatccgaggacacccccagacagggccaaacaggaaggatataatcccacccactttaccaaagcacagcccccacaccactagagggatatcttcaaccaccaacttgagacaaggccgagtatagctcaCAAAGATCTcagccacggcacaacccaagggggggcgc harbors:
- the LOC135550322 gene encoding serum amyloid A-5 protein-like, producing the protein MKLLLAGLVLTLVVGAQAQWYRFPGEAARGARDMWRAYGDMKDANWKNSDKYFHARGNYDAARRGPGGRWAATVISNGREMVQGSSGRGHEDSAADQEANRWGRNGGDPNRFRPQGLPKNY